One window of the Nocardia huaxiensis genome contains the following:
- a CDS encoding FAD-dependent monooxygenase, translating into MIPEQTDVLVIGGGPTGLLLAGDLARAGVAVTLVEKHAHGSDLTRAFAVHARTLEQFDARGIAEEVLSGGATVDKLQLFGHVEIDLAGLLDSRFPYLAITPQTHVEEVLRKRAVGLGANLVGGAELITFTDTGESVEAQVRYEDSVHAVRASYLAGTDGYRSRVRETLGLEFPGKSVLKSIMLADVRLAKPPQQVLTVNGVGDAFAFIAPFGDGWYRIFAWNRRNQLPDTEPVDFEELRDVVIRALGTDFGMHDPRWMSRFHSDERQVESYRVGRVFLAGDAAHVHSPAGGQGMNTGLQDAANLGWKLAAAVQGWAPEGLLDTYQAERHPVGREVLRSSGAIIRGAMLESKIGRLVRNTLAGGALSLPPVAHKAAGSISGIGFTYPRPHGAHHLVGTRAADIALTDGGRLYEALRDGDFVLVTPTPVAAQAAQHARVVVAADAGQQPLLVRPDGYIAWAGADGEADPAVALENWKRAG; encoded by the coding sequence ATGATTCCCGAACAGACCGATGTCCTGGTTATCGGCGGCGGGCCCACCGGGCTGCTCCTCGCGGGGGATCTCGCACGCGCCGGGGTCGCGGTGACGCTGGTGGAGAAGCACGCGCACGGCTCCGATCTCACGCGGGCGTTCGCGGTGCACGCCCGCACCCTGGAGCAGTTCGACGCGCGGGGCATCGCGGAGGAGGTGCTCAGCGGCGGCGCGACCGTGGACAAGCTGCAACTGTTCGGGCATGTCGAGATCGATCTGGCCGGGCTGCTCGACAGCCGGTTCCCGTATCTGGCCATCACACCGCAGACCCATGTCGAAGAGGTGTTGCGCAAGCGCGCGGTCGGACTCGGCGCGAATCTGGTGGGCGGGGCCGAGCTGATCACCTTCACCGACACCGGGGAATCCGTGGAAGCGCAAGTGCGATACGAGGATTCGGTGCACGCCGTGCGGGCGAGCTACCTCGCCGGCACGGACGGCTACCGCAGCCGGGTGCGGGAAACCCTCGGCCTGGAGTTCCCCGGCAAGTCGGTCTTGAAGTCGATCATGCTGGCCGATGTGCGGCTGGCCAAGCCGCCGCAGCAGGTGCTGACGGTCAATGGCGTCGGCGATGCGTTCGCCTTCATCGCCCCCTTCGGCGACGGCTGGTATCGGATCTTCGCGTGGAACCGGCGCAACCAGCTGCCCGACACCGAACCCGTCGATTTCGAGGAACTGCGCGATGTCGTGATCCGCGCGCTCGGAACCGATTTCGGCATGCACGACCCGCGCTGGATGTCGCGCTTCCACAGTGACGAACGCCAGGTCGAGTCGTATCGGGTGGGCCGGGTGTTCCTGGCGGGCGACGCGGCGCACGTGCACTCCCCCGCCGGCGGTCAGGGCATGAACACCGGTCTGCAGGATGCCGCCAACCTCGGCTGGAAACTCGCTGCGGCCGTGCAGGGTTGGGCTCCGGAGGGCCTGCTCGACACCTATCAGGCCGAGCGGCACCCGGTCGGCAGGGAGGTGCTGCGCAGCAGCGGCGCGATCATTCGCGGCGCCATGCTGGAATCGAAGATCGGCCGCCTGGTGCGCAATACCCTTGCCGGAGGCGCGCTTTCGCTGCCACCGGTGGCGCACAAGGCCGCCGGGTCGATCTCGGGCATCGGATTCACCTATCCGCGGCCGCATGGCGCGCATCACCTGGTGGGCACCCGCGCCGCCGATATCGCGCTCACCGATGGTGGCCGCCTGTACGAGGCGCTGCGCGACGGCGACTTCGTCCTGGTGACGCCCACCCCCGTCGCGGCGCAGGCGGCACAGCACGCACGCGTGGTCGTGGCCGCCGACGCGGGACAGCAGCCGCTGCTGGTGCGGCCCGACGGCTACATCGCCTGGGCCGGCGCCGACGGTGAAGCCGATCCCGCTGTGGCCCTGGAGAATTGGAAGCGAGCAGGCTAG
- a CDS encoding DUF4132 domain-containing protein, giving the protein MLGTDTATTISGQDEDCWEAPATWWELGIPARGIGPERPLDLNPRAAEEFAELVAGYRTQLAKTFDRMSDGSPELADAARTALTDPASCTPLGAALLTYTLDQIRRHWPGYARLAADSWVRLRGLAFAVEAAVYDLELRKSIGRHARWTRPYRNAPARHWNREESNEDGVIRLRAHLAGAPDREYAEAIARLTELRNTKTHTWIRATIAFLGHTERDWVAEAVRDVVAGAHHRYRDDVPLLLVAASVDTRDELETVAAAMAGGELLGYHGRPVFYAVLARFGPDCAGVVDRLLEHCGEYDSMPTTDLLDMLAQLPCDEAFSALLARHEQAHAAPALARAAAAFPQRALRLLAPQAEHSAMARALLRSVAHRDPQSVARTPSVAGLLESPRRTATIDELPAVLRTPPWLRPRVRTKPLVVADLVAPRPAGLAWAAGEREEWAQLPVAVSSHTQENWPRVIQTALQGGYWEMMLPYAFAAAPAELVRPLLATIRSGAMEPPGADALRRTLARFGDEAIPYVTAMVQTRAASHARILAPVTGTEVTLSMMRWLEGRRTHAHALAWFERHLCTALPEVIAAALTKPGKQRSLAECALRTLAARGHRDVIIGAAQEFGDSVTAAVSTVVDTDPLLQLPARIPALPNWLVPEALPPLLLRDRSAVLPADAARDLCTMLTLSGPPGDYTGVARVTEATDPDSLAEFAWGVFESWRLADYPAKDGWVLHALGLLGTDETARRLGPWIRRWPGQQAHARAVAGLDALLRIGSDIALMQLHGISERVKFKGIKTNAGEKIAALADELGLTSEELADRLVPAFGLDADGTLTLDYGSRGFVIGFDEQLKPLIFDAARTDDGAWRSTTVRKTLPKPAATDDETLAPAAYQRFAALKKESKSAAAQQIRRFERAMVTGRRWSAVDHRRLFVDHPLLWQVTRRLVWAVFDDDGAVLDSFRMAEDRGYVGASDDATTVAETAIVGIAHPVHLGDDLASWGEIFADYEVLQPFPQLQREILAFTPEERVTDALARFENQAAATGRLLGLTQRGWRFFDNLGGYWAGLSKDVGGGRLVVVEVDGGLDTDRGGDRSEQQFTVRLRGSTVPTGRSAHDPGDPVFGDLDSITASELLRDLSRLIG; this is encoded by the coding sequence ATGCTCGGGACCGACACCGCCACAACCATTTCCGGCCAGGACGAGGACTGCTGGGAGGCTCCCGCCACATGGTGGGAGCTCGGCATCCCCGCCCGGGGCATCGGCCCGGAGCGGCCGTTGGACTTGAATCCCCGTGCGGCCGAGGAGTTCGCCGAACTCGTCGCGGGCTATCGCACGCAGCTGGCGAAAACGTTCGACCGCATGTCCGACGGATCCCCCGAGCTCGCCGACGCCGCGAGGACAGCGCTGACCGACCCCGCCTCGTGCACACCGCTGGGCGCCGCGCTCCTGACCTACACGCTCGACCAGATACGCAGGCATTGGCCCGGGTACGCGCGCCTGGCCGCGGACTCGTGGGTGCGTCTGCGGGGTCTCGCCTTCGCGGTCGAGGCCGCGGTGTACGACCTCGAATTGCGGAAGAGCATCGGCCGTCACGCTCGCTGGACCCGGCCCTACCGCAATGCGCCTGCACGTCACTGGAATCGCGAGGAATCGAACGAGGACGGCGTCATCCGGCTGCGCGCACATCTGGCCGGCGCTCCCGATCGGGAGTACGCCGAGGCGATCGCTCGCCTTACCGAGTTGCGAAACACCAAGACCCACACCTGGATTCGAGCAACCATCGCCTTTCTCGGTCATACGGAACGGGATTGGGTCGCCGAGGCGGTGCGGGATGTGGTCGCGGGCGCGCACCATCGCTACCGCGACGATGTCCCCCTGCTGCTGGTGGCGGCCTCGGTGGACACCCGGGACGAGCTGGAAACCGTTGCGGCGGCGATGGCGGGCGGCGAACTGCTCGGCTACCACGGCAGGCCCGTGTTCTACGCCGTGCTGGCCCGGTTCGGTCCGGACTGTGCCGGTGTCGTCGATCGGCTGCTCGAGCACTGCGGCGAGTACGACTCGATGCCCACCACCGACCTGTTGGACATGCTCGCCCAATTGCCGTGCGACGAAGCGTTTTCCGCGCTGCTGGCCCGGCACGAGCAGGCACATGCCGCACCCGCGCTGGCCCGGGCCGCCGCCGCGTTCCCGCAGCGTGCCCTGCGGCTGCTGGCACCGCAGGCCGAGCACTCCGCTATGGCACGCGCCCTGCTCCGTTCCGTGGCTCACCGCGATCCGCAGTCGGTCGCCCGGACGCCGTCGGTGGCCGGACTGCTCGAAAGTCCCCGGCGCACGGCCACGATCGACGAGCTCCCCGCGGTGCTGCGCACTCCCCCATGGCTACGCCCTCGCGTTCGCACGAAGCCGCTCGTCGTCGCCGATCTGGTCGCGCCCCGGCCCGCTGGATTGGCCTGGGCAGCAGGCGAACGCGAGGAGTGGGCGCAGCTCCCGGTCGCGGTTTCGAGCCATACCCAAGAGAACTGGCCGAGGGTGATCCAGACCGCGTTGCAGGGCGGTTACTGGGAGATGATGCTGCCCTACGCCTTCGCCGCCGCACCCGCCGAACTGGTCCGGCCCCTGCTGGCCACCATCCGGTCCGGTGCGATGGAACCGCCGGGCGCCGACGCGCTGCGCCGCACCCTCGCCCGCTTCGGTGACGAGGCGATCCCCTATGTCACGGCCATGGTGCAGACCAGGGCGGCCAGTCACGCGAGGATCCTCGCGCCGGTCACCGGCACCGAGGTCACGCTGTCCATGATGCGGTGGCTCGAGGGCAGGAGGACCCACGCACACGCGCTCGCCTGGTTCGAGCGGCACCTGTGCACCGCCCTGCCGGAGGTGATCGCGGCGGCGCTGACCAAGCCCGGCAAGCAGCGGTCACTCGCCGAGTGCGCGCTGCGCACGCTGGCGGCCCGCGGCCATCGTGACGTCATCATCGGTGCCGCACAGGAATTCGGTGACTCCGTGACTGCCGCGGTGAGCACCGTCGTGGATACCGACCCGCTGCTGCAACTTCCCGCCCGCATCCCGGCGCTACCGAATTGGCTCGTCCCGGAAGCGCTCCCGCCGCTGCTGCTGCGCGACCGCAGCGCTGTGCTTCCGGCGGACGCGGCACGGGACCTGTGCACGATGCTCACGCTGTCCGGCCCGCCGGGTGATTACACCGGCGTGGCCAGGGTCACCGAGGCGACCGACCCCGACTCCCTGGCCGAATTCGCCTGGGGCGTCTTCGAATCCTGGCGACTGGCCGACTACCCGGCCAAGGACGGCTGGGTGCTGCACGCACTGGGTCTGCTCGGCACCGATGAGACGGCCCGCCGGCTCGGTCCGTGGATTCGCCGCTGGCCGGGGCAGCAAGCGCATGCGCGCGCCGTCGCCGGATTGGACGCACTGCTGCGCATCGGCAGCGATATCGCCCTCATGCAGTTGCACGGCATCTCCGAGCGCGTGAAGTTCAAGGGCATCAAGACCAATGCCGGGGAGAAGATCGCCGCGCTGGCCGACGAACTCGGCCTGACCTCCGAGGAGCTGGCCGATCGCCTGGTCCCCGCTTTCGGTCTCGATGCCGATGGCACACTGACTCTCGACTACGGTTCGCGTGGCTTCGTCATCGGATTCGACGAACAACTGAAACCGCTGATCTTCGACGCGGCGCGCACCGATGACGGGGCTTGGCGCTCCACGACCGTGCGGAAAACCCTGCCGAAACCCGCTGCGACCGACGACGAGACCCTCGCTCCGGCGGCGTACCAGCGCTTCGCGGCGCTGAAGAAGGAATCGAAATCCGCTGCCGCACAGCAGATCCGTCGCTTCGAGCGGGCGATGGTGACCGGCCGCCGCTGGTCCGCCGTCGACCATCGCCGCCTGTTCGTCGACCATCCGCTGTTGTGGCAGGTGACGCGCCGCCTGGTGTGGGCGGTCTTCGATGACGACGGCGCGGTCCTCGACTCCTTCCGTATGGCCGAGGATCGCGGCTACGTCGGCGCGTCCGACGATGCCACCACCGTCGCCGAGACGGCGATCGTCGGCATCGCACACCCTGTACACCTGGGCGACGACCTCGCCTCCTGGGGCGAGATCTTCGCCGATTACGAAGTGCTGCAACCATTCCCGCAGCTACAGCGGGAGATCCTCGCCTTCACACCGGAAGAGCGCGTTACCGACGCCCTCGCCCGCTTCGAGAACCAGGCCGCAGCCACCGGACGATTGCTCGGCCTGACACAGCGCGGCTGGCGTTTCTTCGACAATCTGGGCGGCTACTGGGCCGGGCTGTCCAAGGACGTGGGTGGCGGCCGCCTGGTCGTCGTCGAGGTCGACGGCGGCCTGGATACCGATCGGGGCGGCGACCGATCCGAGCAGCAGTTCACCGTCCGCCTCCGTGGCAGCACCGTGCCCACCGGCCGGTCCGCCCACGACCCCGGTGACCCGGTGTTCGGCGACTTGGACTCGATCACCGCCTCCGAACTGCTGCGCGACCTGAGCAGGCTCATCGGCTGA
- a CDS encoding aldo/keto reductase, giving the protein MIATRKLGELTVGAQGLGLMGMSQAYGVRNDDNESIATIHRALDLGVTLLDTANVYGPETNERLLGRALAGRRDKAVVATKFGIVWGADGSMGARGDAAYVKQCADESLSRLGIDHIDLYYQHRVDPNVPIEETWGALAELVTAGKVRYLGISEASADTIRAAHAVHPITALQSEWSLWTRDIEAQVLPTVRELGIGIVPFSPLGRGFLTGAITSTADLPADDLRRRLPRFADGNIDGNLAIVAALRELAEEKGVTAGQLALAWVHSRGDDVVPIPGTKRRTYLEQNVAATEITLTAADLARIEAAAPATAISGDRYPEELARAAGK; this is encoded by the coding sequence ATGATCGCGACCAGGAAACTCGGCGAACTGACTGTCGGTGCGCAGGGGCTCGGTCTCATGGGCATGAGCCAGGCCTACGGCGTGCGCAATGACGACAACGAGTCGATCGCCACGATTCACCGGGCGCTGGATCTGGGTGTCACACTGCTGGATACCGCGAATGTGTACGGGCCCGAGACCAATGAGCGGCTGCTCGGCCGGGCGCTCGCGGGCCGTAGAGACAAGGCGGTGGTGGCCACCAAGTTCGGCATCGTGTGGGGTGCGGACGGGTCGATGGGGGCGCGCGGGGATGCGGCCTATGTGAAGCAGTGCGCCGACGAGTCGCTGTCGCGGCTCGGGATCGATCACATCGATCTCTACTACCAGCACCGCGTCGACCCGAATGTGCCCATCGAGGAGACCTGGGGTGCGCTGGCCGAGCTGGTGACCGCCGGCAAGGTGCGCTACCTCGGCATCTCCGAGGCGTCCGCGGACACCATCCGGGCCGCGCACGCGGTGCATCCGATCACCGCGCTGCAGAGCGAATGGTCGCTGTGGACCCGCGATATCGAGGCACAGGTGCTGCCCACCGTCCGCGAACTGGGCATCGGCATCGTGCCGTTCTCGCCGCTCGGCCGCGGCTTCCTGACCGGCGCCATCACCTCCACCGCCGATCTGCCCGCCGACGATCTGCGCCGCCGCCTGCCGCGTTTCGCCGACGGCAATATCGACGGCAACCTCGCGATCGTGGCGGCCCTGCGCGAGCTGGCCGAGGAAAAGGGCGTCACCGCAGGACAACTCGCCCTCGCCTGGGTGCACAGCCGCGGCGACGATGTGGTCCCGATCCCGGGCACCAAGCGCCGCACCTACCTGGAGCAGAATGTGGCCGCCACCGAGATCACGCTGACCGCAGCGGATTTGGCGCGTATCGAGGCCGCGGCCCCGGCCACCGCGATTTCCGGCGACCGCTACCCGGAGGAGCTGGCTCGCGCGGCGGGTAAGTAA
- a CDS encoding DUF4132 domain-containing protein, giving the protein MLDATTTFDSGRLDEDRWETPGEWLRWAVPTRGVTPPRGVTPSPTASADYADLLAAHRDRVVETLEQTALHGDAVLARAGQEALADPAACSPLGAAVVTYALEKHAPSRNSAADAWVAERGPAFAAEAAAWHASFTGQWFWDNTARRRVAWLEQLPLDRLDGYWSVSTPVIEMRAHLAELPEAEYRAIVARLEVLRNTPGGLAIRLATSYLAPTEEVWAHQDAAEAAGYSGSRHRFSALTASALPLADLETLTAALSPEDFDLAGSPDAHLLVALLRFGPDCAPALERMLRHRGNSGHTAAGLARFVSRFPTDSAFSAVLSQIGHREVVPVVIEAAQRFPRRALRLLGAQAGTSPLIRQILRGLAHAHPGLFAQLPPDVAYADGRRTAAPDEVPEILRNPPWQRVRTAGKQLTVANLTPPSTPALVWLPGEREDWLNIRIRVWDGYASDWEKHLIKEVRTNTRYGGELSRLFAAAPEELVRPHLATVTSGRAWHDEGALRRILARFDAEGLPYVLRAVQTDPIQLSAILLPAVGTPVTQAMTRWLDGRKTRADALAWFERNLAAALPDLIAAALAKPGKDRRLAENALRLLAQRGRRAEIESAAAAFDSPVAAAITSVLDTDPLHVLPAKIAKLPDWLVPELLPTLALRDRDTVLPAAATREVCTMLSMCGPNGDYAGIAHLVEATDPASLAEFGWALMELWRLAGYPSKDGWVLHVQGLVGNDDTARRLGTLIRVWPGESGHARAVSGLGVLTALGTDLALMQLHGIAEKVKFKALKSKAQEKVAEVAAGLGLTPEQLSDRLVPEFGLDADGSLMLDYGPRGFIVSFDEQLKPTVSDAMRAEDGVWRLGTARKALPKPGAKDDPELAPAAYKTFSTLKKEVKSAAADQIRRFEQAMVTARRWTAAEHRRLFVEHPLVWHLSRRLVWIIEEGGIVTGSFRIAEDRTYTDAADDPRTVADDAVVGLAHPLHLTDSLAAWGELFADYELLQPFPQLQRETYSFTAEERASDSLPRFQNLSVPTGRLLGFDRFGWERGPVWDGGVWAELVRPLGDGRSVVIDMDPGIYAGDAHDSPEQKISVRMAPTGHEYRLDRTEHTRTFAGIEAVTESELLRQLHQLVAGK; this is encoded by the coding sequence ATGCTCGACGCCACAACGACTTTCGACTCCGGCCGGCTCGATGAGGATCGCTGGGAGACGCCCGGCGAATGGCTGCGCTGGGCCGTGCCGACGCGCGGTGTGACGCCGCCGCGGGGTGTCACGCCTTCGCCGACGGCCTCCGCTGATTACGCGGATCTGCTTGCCGCACACCGTGATCGCGTGGTCGAAACCCTCGAGCAGACCGCTCTGCACGGGGACGCGGTGCTCGCGCGAGCCGGGCAGGAGGCGCTCGCGGATCCGGCGGCCTGTTCACCGCTCGGCGCGGCCGTGGTCACCTACGCGCTGGAGAAGCACGCCCCGAGTCGGAACAGCGCGGCCGACGCCTGGGTCGCCGAGCGCGGGCCCGCGTTCGCGGCGGAGGCCGCCGCATGGCACGCGAGCTTCACAGGGCAGTGGTTCTGGGACAACACCGCTCGCCGCCGGGTCGCGTGGCTGGAACAGCTGCCGCTGGACCGTCTGGATGGTTATTGGTCGGTGTCGACCCCGGTGATCGAGATGCGCGCACATCTGGCGGAGTTGCCGGAGGCGGAGTATCGGGCGATCGTCGCGCGGCTGGAGGTGCTGCGGAATACGCCGGGCGGCTTGGCCATTCGGCTGGCAACCTCGTACCTCGCACCGACGGAGGAGGTATGGGCGCACCAGGACGCGGCGGAGGCGGCCGGGTATTCCGGGAGCCGGCACCGCTTCAGCGCCCTCACGGCCTCGGCTCTCCCCCTGGCGGATCTGGAGACCCTCACCGCGGCGTTGTCCCCGGAGGATTTCGACCTCGCCGGCTCCCCGGACGCGCATCTGCTTGTGGCACTGCTGCGATTCGGTCCGGACTGCGCGCCGGCGCTGGAACGCATGCTGCGGCATCGCGGCAACAGCGGCCATACCGCAGCCGGTCTCGCGCGGTTCGTGTCGCGTTTTCCCACCGACTCGGCGTTCAGCGCGGTGCTCTCGCAGATCGGTCACCGCGAGGTGGTTCCGGTGGTGATCGAAGCGGCACAACGCTTTCCCCGACGCGCCTTGCGCCTGCTCGGTGCGCAGGCGGGCACGTCACCGTTGATCCGGCAGATCCTGCGGGGGCTGGCGCACGCGCATCCGGGCCTGTTCGCGCAGTTGCCGCCCGATGTGGCCTACGCCGACGGACGCCGGACGGCGGCCCCGGACGAGGTGCCGGAGATCCTGCGCAACCCACCGTGGCAGCGCGTCCGCACCGCAGGTAAGCAACTCACGGTCGCGAACCTCACCCCACCGAGTACCCCGGCCCTCGTCTGGCTGCCGGGTGAGCGCGAGGACTGGCTGAACATCCGCATTCGGGTCTGGGACGGCTACGCGAGCGACTGGGAAAAGCACCTCATCAAGGAGGTGCGGACGAATACCCGCTACGGCGGGGAGCTGTCGCGCCTGTTCGCCGCGGCCCCTGAGGAATTGGTGCGCCCGCATCTTGCCACCGTCACCTCCGGTCGCGCCTGGCATGACGAGGGCGCCCTGCGCCGCATTCTGGCCAGGTTCGACGCGGAGGGCCTGCCCTACGTGCTGCGCGCCGTGCAGACGGATCCGATCCAGCTGAGCGCCATTCTGCTGCCCGCGGTCGGCACCCCGGTCACGCAGGCGATGACGCGCTGGCTGGACGGCCGGAAGACCCGCGCCGACGCCCTGGCCTGGTTCGAGCGGAATCTCGCTGCGGCACTGCCGGATCTGATCGCGGCCGCGCTGGCCAAACCGGGCAAGGACCGCCGGCTGGCCGAGAACGCGCTGCGACTGCTCGCCCAGCGCGGCCGTCGCGCTGAGATCGAGAGCGCCGCAGCGGCATTCGATTCTCCGGTGGCCGCCGCCATCACCTCGGTGCTGGACACCGATCCGCTGCACGTGCTCCCCGCCAAGATCGCGAAACTGCCCGATTGGCTGGTGCCCGAGCTGCTTCCGACACTCGCCCTGCGCGACCGTGACACCGTGCTGCCCGCCGCCGCCACGCGGGAGGTGTGCACCATGCTGTCGATGTGCGGGCCGAACGGCGACTACGCGGGCATCGCGCATCTGGTCGAGGCCACCGATCCGGCCTCGCTCGCCGAATTCGGCTGGGCGCTCATGGAACTGTGGCGGCTGGCCGGATACCCGAGCAAGGACGGCTGGGTGCTGCATGTGCAGGGACTCGTCGGCAATGACGACACCGCCCGGCGGCTCGGCACGCTCATCCGCGTATGGCCGGGCGAATCCGGCCATGCCCGCGCGGTGTCGGGCCTCGGCGTGCTCACTGCGCTCGGCACCGATCTCGCGCTCATGCAGTTGCACGGGATCGCCGAGAAGGTGAAGTTCAAGGCGCTCAAGTCCAAAGCGCAGGAGAAGGTGGCCGAGGTCGCGGCCGGGCTGGGCTTGACGCCCGAGCAGCTGTCCGACCGGCTGGTGCCGGAGTTCGGGCTCGACGCCGACGGCAGCCTCATGCTGGATTACGGCCCAAGGGGTTTCATCGTCAGCTTCGACGAGCAGCTCAAACCGACAGTGTCCGACGCGATGCGCGCCGAGGACGGCGTCTGGCGGCTCGGCACCGCTCGCAAGGCCCTGCCCAAGCCCGGTGCGAAGGATGATCCGGAGCTGGCCCCCGCCGCCTACAAGACCTTCTCCACGCTCAAGAAGGAGGTGAAATCCGCTGCGGCCGACCAGATCCGGCGTTTCGAACAGGCGATGGTGACGGCCCGGCGGTGGACCGCCGCCGAGCACCGCCGGTTGTTCGTCGAACATCCCCTGGTCTGGCATCTGTCCCGGCGGCTGGTGTGGATCATCGAGGAGGGCGGCATCGTGACCGGCTCCTTCCGCATCGCCGAGGACCGCACCTACACCGACGCGGCCGACGATCCCCGCACCGTCGCCGACGACGCCGTGGTCGGCTTGGCGCACCCGCTGCACCTGACGGACAGCCTCGCGGCCTGGGGCGAACTGTTCGCCGATTACGAACTGCTGCAACCGTTTCCGCAGCTCCAGCGCGAAACCTACAGCTTCACGGCGGAGGAACGCGCGAGCGACAGCCTGCCGAGGTTCCAGAACCTATCCGTCCCCACGGGACGACTGCTGGGTTTCGATCGTTTCGGCTGGGAGCGCGGCCCGGTATGGGACGGCGGCGTCTGGGCCGAACTGGTGCGCCCGCTCGGTGACGGCCGCTCGGTCGTCATCGATATGGACCCCGGCATCTACGCCGGCGACGCCCACGACTCCCCCGAACAGAAGATCTCGGTCCGCATGGCCCCCACCGGCCACGAGTACCGTCTCGACCGCACCGAACACACCCGCACCTTCGCCGGCATCGAAGCCGTCACCGAATCGGAGCTGCTGCGCCAGCTGCATCAGCTGGTCGCGGGGAAGTGA